The following coding sequences lie in one Peromyscus maniculatus bairdii isolate BWxNUB_F1_BW_parent chromosome 3, HU_Pman_BW_mat_3.1, whole genome shotgun sequence genomic window:
- the Malsu1 gene encoding mitochondrial assembly of ribosomal large subunit protein 1 isoform X1 produces MGPGWWPARRLWPLLWRGVVSQRAGPAVSSAPRLPRLAERWLSAGPATGLPPRLARGLHRGPRPEERSDGEAGPQPGAADHVGAKFDIDMLVSLLRQENARDICVIKVPPEMRYTDYFVICSGTSSRHLHAMAYYIVKMYKHLKCRSDPHVKIEGKNTDDWLCVDFGNMVIHLMLPETRETYELEKLWTLRSFDDQLAQIAVETLPEDFILGLEDDTLSLTPVEFNVNETE; encoded by the exons ATGGGTCCCGGCTGGTGGCCTGCGCGGCGCCTGTGGCCGCTGCTCTGGCGCGGGGTGGTCTCGCAGCGAGCGGGCCCGGCGGTGTCTTCGGCTCCCCGGCTTCCTCGGCTGGCAGAGCGATGGCTTTCGGCGGGGCCCGCGACCGGCCTGCCCCCGAGGCTGGCGCGCGGCCTGCACCGTGGGCCTCGGCCGGAGGAGCGGAGCGATGGCGAGGCTGGCCCGCAGCCGGGAGCCGCAG ATCACGTTGGCGCCAAGTTTGACATCGACATGCTGGTTTCACTTCTGAGGCAAGAAAATGCAAGAGACATTTGTGTGATCAAGGTTCCTCCAGAAATGAGATACACAGACTACTTTGTCATCTGTAGTGGGACTTCCAGCCGACACTTACATGCTATGGCCTACTACATTGTGAAGATG TATAAACACCTAAAATGTAGAAGTGATCCGCATGTCAAGATTGAAGGGAAGAACACGGATGACTGGCTATGTGTGGATTTTG GCAATATGGTGATCCATTTGATGCTTCCAGAAACCAGAGAAACCTATGAATTAGAGAAACTATGGACTCTACGTTCTTTTGATGACCAGTTAGCTCAGATAGCAGTTGAGACGTTACCTGAAGATTTCATTCTTGGACTAGAAGATGACACCTTATCCCTGACTCCAGTGGAGTTCAATGTGAATGAAACAGAGTGA
- the Malsu1 gene encoding mitochondrial assembly of ribosomal large subunit protein 1 isoform X2, producing the protein MGPGWWPARRLWPLLWRGVVSQRAGPAVSSAPRLPRLAERWLSAGPATGLPPRLARGLHRGPRPEERSDGEAGPQPGAADHVGAKFDIDMLVSLLRQENARDICVIKVPPEMRYTDYFVICSGTSSRHLHAMAYYIVKMYKHLKCRSDPHVKIEGKNTDDWLCVDFALVEASIIHCAARGHVHQVFCGRSQPTCCAVRPQGPTAGLLGFVTFMSGQMFLP; encoded by the exons ATGGGTCCCGGCTGGTGGCCTGCGCGGCGCCTGTGGCCGCTGCTCTGGCGCGGGGTGGTCTCGCAGCGAGCGGGCCCGGCGGTGTCTTCGGCTCCCCGGCTTCCTCGGCTGGCAGAGCGATGGCTTTCGGCGGGGCCCGCGACCGGCCTGCCCCCGAGGCTGGCGCGCGGCCTGCACCGTGGGCCTCGGCCGGAGGAGCGGAGCGATGGCGAGGCTGGCCCGCAGCCGGGAGCCGCAG ATCACGTTGGCGCCAAGTTTGACATCGACATGCTGGTTTCACTTCTGAGGCAAGAAAATGCAAGAGACATTTGTGTGATCAAGGTTCCTCCAGAAATGAGATACACAGACTACTTTGTCATCTGTAGTGGGACTTCCAGCCGACACTTACATGCTATGGCCTACTACATTGTGAAGATG TATAAACACCTAAAATGTAGAAGTGATCCGCATGTCAAGATTGAAGGGAAGAACACGGATGACTGGCTATGTGTGGATTTTG CATTGGTGGAGGCCAGCATCATCCACTGTGCGGCCAGAGGACACGTACACCAAGTCTTCTGTGGAAGAAGCCAGCCCACTTGCTGTGCTGTGAGACCGCAAGGCCCTACAGCAGGGCTTCTCGGCTTTGTCACATTCATGTCTGGTCAAATGTTTTTGCCGTGA